The genomic window gggaggagaaagaaaaacatTACTGTAAAGACCTTAGAAGACAGAGACAAAGGGAAAATAGTACTGGAATTTACTACCTGTGAGATGAAGTTTTCATTCGTTGCTTCTTGAGAATAGAAGTCACTGGCGGATGTGAATGACCTTCTGTTGTTCCAGTCTTGCAACTGCATGATATGTATACCGTTATAACaaatataatcaaaataatattttcactATTATAATACATGCAATCCTAGGCAAATAGAAACAAAAGCTGCCATGTAGTGTTCTTCATTGAGTCAAAACCTGCCACTTAGTATTCTTTATTAGCAACACTCTGAAACAGTGTAAAAAGACAAGGTACTAGGTGAAACCAGTGGTTTTATGTTTGACTAcaaaaattttacataaaacAAACAGCGTTGGAATTTTACCAATGGAGCAACTATTGAAGTATTAGCATGTGAATAGGACATCAGATCAAATGGATAAGCTCCCATTCTGGCCCAAGTGCTCAACCAAAGGCGAACAATTCTATTTGTTATATAATTTCACTCTGGGTTATGAAGATCAGTATAATAGCCCATCTAACAGCGATTACAAAGAATTGTATACATCAAACTAATCTAGATGCTATTCAGTCTTCAGAATCAAAAGAAGATATTACTCTGGCCCCAAAGCTTAATATGCTCTTGGTTGGAATATGTAAATCaatgagaaaataaataacaatctTTAGGTAGTTCATCTTCTCCGGACACTATCTAACTACCTACGAAACCAAAAAAAGGACATTGTAAATTCACATCAACCTTCTTCATAATCCCATAACAGAATCATTTAACTTCAATCGTCGGTAACCTAAAGAAGTAAAACCAAATTGACGAGGGATATCTTGTCTAATACTCAAAATCATGGAAACTGCATTGCCACCAAAAGCCACAAAACACACAAACAgtaagaggaaaaggaaaaaaagcaaCAGAAAAGATCCAAGTACCTGTGCCAGAAGTTCAGACATAACAATCCTAGCTCTGCTTTTGATATTTTCCACCGAAAGTTTCTTAATCCTCGAAGGGATGGTCGATGCTTTCTGAGTCGAAGGGTTATGTGCAGGAATTGTCCATAGAAGTTGCCATAGGGCCTACACGAAAGTCATGTCAATACACACAAAAGAACAAAAGGCGCAATACATTCCTATAATGCAAAAGAACTTCAGAAAGAAATCtcagaaaaagaaatcaaacataCAAGACACCAAAATTGCAAAATCACCAATACCTGCTTTAGAATGATAACTAAGGACCTAATATCATTTAATGAAAGTGGTTTCTCCTGCTCATAGAACTCTTCATTATCAACAATCATCAAGATATGCCTGGCAAATGATGGAAAATCATGTTAAAATTTGAAGATgatcaaagaaaaataatataacatatctCATTAAACTTACAGCATAAgtaaatacaaaagaaaaatcgaaGTTTCACTATatttaagagagagaagaatACTTAGCAATATAGAATCAAAATAGAATATGCAGTCTTACTTATATACAGGAGAAAAGACAGACAGAGGCAACAGCCAATTTGGAGCATCGCTGGGTAAATTCGTCATGAGCTTGGAACAGAATGGCCATCTTTGATTCTCATGGCATTTCTTAATGAAATTCCAAAGGGCGGGAACAAGCTCAGTCCGGTAAGCTAGTCCAGTCATGATGAGCTCGGGAGGCAATGTACTGAATACCACGTGTAGGAAAGTGCAAATTGATCCTACAGCTTCCACCTCTTCATCAGACGGTCCACTATAGCTAGTGGATAATGTGCCTTGAAATAGAAGATTCACCTGCTCCACAAGCAAATCTCAGCTCATGAAAAATGCGATCACCCACCAGTTCATgcgaaaaaaagaaactttggTAGGTATAGGGCAATCAGAGGACTGGTCATTACGTACCAAATGTTGCAAAAGACGCGAGTCTATTGCATTGCATATCTGCCTTTCTAAGTCGACAGCAAGAGAGCTTTTAACCCCCTCGTCCATGAATTCATCATCCTCAGCTGGGTCTGGAAAGATCCATGAAAGTTAAGATGTAAATTAGTCTTAAGAGACAACCTTTACAAGGGCTGAAGACAAAAATAATAGACGTACAAGTTTTAACGGGCAGCAAAAAAGGTTTAGATATAAGTATATAGTATACAAGAATCAAGCACACCATATCTAATTACTACTTCTATAATAAACATTAAAAACTATGCATTCTAAATACCTACATGTATACGTATTATATTGCCAGATGGTCACCCAAATTTGGCTCAAAATAACTTGTAAAAGACATTATGAACAAGTTCAAAAACCTAATGGGCCTAGATCCACAACCTATGTACTGTCCGAGGCTACTAACTATCGGCCTAGTCTAGCCTACTTACAACCTAACCACTAAATTTTTGTACTTCTTCCAGTCCATTTCCCATAAAAGCGCATGCTCAAAGTTCAACCAGATTAAAGatgaaataaaacaaacaaaatatacGAAGGTTGAAACAAAAGCAAATAAAGCAATTCACAAGGCCAAAACAAGATATAACAAGTGGCTGGATGGCACGTTTGGTTCAAAATAGGAAACGGACTCATAATGGGAATGGGAATGGGAATGGACCGGAATCGAAAATGGAATGATAAAATCCCCTATTAAAACAAGAGGAATTAGAATTGGAAAATCATgttcaaattgaaattcaaaaaaagtaaaatttaattaaaatttaaattaaatttactatccaaatttgtaatcaaaatttgaatccatcTTTGAACTTAATTTGAATTTACtattcaaattcagattcaaagtcaaaatttaaattaagaaccaaattcaaatatcaaacgtatattaggatttaaattttaacctaagaaattaaaaatttaaatttaaatccataattcaaattcaaatttaaaattataatttattctaaaattaaatatatattaatatttggaTTTAAATAACTGTTAGTGAAAAAAAGTAGTTCTTTTCTTAATTCCTTCCGAAATCAAAGTTGATTCCCACCTCCATGGTGGGAATCGTTTTGGAGGGATTTGATTCCCCCCGGAATGGGAATTGGTATGCCAATCCCCCAAACCAAATACCAACAATTGAAACGGATCATTACGATTCCCATTCCAAGCCTCAATTTcttcaaaccaaacatgccttTAGCTTCTTTTGTTCTCGAAAATGAAATGTCAAGTAAGCAATTCATGTTAGTTAATCCTGTGGGCAGCAGTAAACTAACTACTATTATCCATGGACAAGTATGTGGCAAACCCTATGACTCCATCTTTATATAGTTGTGCACGCCACTTGTTTAATTTATTAGGGTCATCAGCACCGTCCATGATAACAAGTTGAACTTATTTTTTCATGCATGCCTCAACTTTACTCCAGTGCATCTTATAGAAGGGTGAACTGCATGAGAAAATTAACCGACTATATATTGTTTCGCATGGATGTACAAGGAATAGTAAAATTAAGCAAATTCTCATATTGCGTAGGGAAGAAGAATGTAGTGATAGGAACAGCAATTTTATAGGAAATCTTAAAGTCTGTGCTGACAAAAACCTATATATTAAGTACACAAGATTCGCAAAATAGAAATTTTCGACTCAAATCAACCTAAGTCCTACACAGAGTGAGATCAGAAATATgaatcttcaaaaaaaaaaagtgctttaTCTTACATTGTTTTGCTGATGATGTCACTGTTGGCAATGTGTCCAACAAGAATGTCGAAACAGTAATAAAGTCTAGAGCCTGTTTCATACCAAAGAAGAGATTTCTTAACCAAGTTATATAGCATATTGGAAAAGATAGTGTTGCATACTTGGAGCACAAAACACTACATTCAGACTAAGGAAACTTAATAATCAACTGAacaataaacacttttcccccCAGTGATCAATGTCCAAAGTccaaagttaaaataaaagtaaCAAAAAGCTTCATATTCACATTTCTGATAGTTATAGAAAAAAACATTGAACCTATAAAGAGGATAAAAGTTGAGCTTAAGAAAGATTATTAGGTATAGTTCATAGTGCGCACGAAATTAGCAAATTGATTTGAACTACGTGGACATGGGGTATCATCATCACTTTCTACTTATAGATAATCTTGTTTCATCAACAGATGTCTAAATGGCCCATTAAGGAGAAGACCTGCCTACATGATTATTTTCCAAAATGCCTAAGTTACAACGTAATAGATTTGAAGTGGCCATTCTTTGTAACATTATCTATACATTCTGACTTAAAAGACAAAGCGGACATATACTGGTAAAGATTTATATAGCAAATGATGCATTACACACTATGTGAAACACTTGTTATTCTTTACGATACATTGAAAATACACATCAGCTCAACATAACTTTTGATATAACATAATAAGCATAACGAGGGGCAAACAACTCAAATTCACTTGCCTTCAATGGAACtgctaaaattgaaaaaaaaataataataataaaaaaacactTACTGTATCAGAAGCAAGTTTTGGATCAGACAAAACAAAAGCGGCAGCTTCAAGTAAATTTCCAAGTATGCAGGCATAGCCTGGATATTCCGGCGATACATCACTGGGAAGGACATTGTGATTACTTGGCAAACATAATGCCGTCTGATGAACATAATGTTTGCCAAGTCCCTTTACTGAGAAAATCTGAAatgacacaaaaaaaaaaattccaagtGAAAACTATTAATTACTGTACTGTGCAGCAAATAGCCAGATAAACTAGAAAACAATTCAACAAACAAAGCTGACAAACAAAAGAACAAGCTCAACTTCCTCAATTACATCTTAAATGCCATAACAAATATGCTCTCTCCTTTTGCTTCTAAAATGTGCTTCGTTGAACAAATTACTTAGCAAAATTACTCCCAAAACAGATTCAGGTCCAAACTGGTTCTTTGGTATCTAGGAAATCCAATTCGTACACTCAACAGTGTAATTTcgtaaaaaaattccaaaagcATTGCaattaagaagaagaaaataaccTCCTTGAAGTATGGCAGGTGATGCCACATAAAAGGAATGGAAAGAAATTGTGAGAAGAAACTCCACTTGGGATCTACTGTTGAACAATAACTTGGCTGGTGACTAATATGTGAAGCAACAAGGGCTACAACATGCTCCAAGGAAGATAAGCTACCATCAGGCTCCGGAGCACTCACATTTTTCTGTGCCACAGTCACTTCCATCAATAAGTAACATGTTTATGAGAatgaaagacaaaaaaaatgccTTGTTTGGTTACAGTtgcgggttttttttttgctttttctttttcttttttcaagctTAAATTCTATGCAATGGAGTGCACGGGAAAAGGATGAATTATATACAATCTGTACATCATGGGGTTTgttcagaaagaaaaagaagagaacttTGCAAGTTGTAAACAACGATAATTAAGAACACAAAATTGTACCCACATATGCACTCCATCACacgaagttttattttaaaaaacaaaaaagaacttCAACCGAACATAGTGAAGGAAATAATGTTTTGCCAAGTGGAACAACATTTAAAATGGAGTGCTTACCAAGCCAGCAAGAACTATGCCACGTAACAaagaaaaaacatttttttGCTGCAGATAACCCACAACTTCACAGACCCACGGAAGTTCAGGATTTATTAAGCATGCCAAAGTTTCTAGTAGAATGACTGCAGGCATACTGGAATTCTTGGATGGCATCAAAAGTTGATTCTTCCACTGATTcctattcaaataaaaataaggaaTGAAATCAGTGCCATAGCATATAATTGATATCTCGTTtacatttaacaaatttaatcaGCATGAAAATTAGATAATTGGATTCAGGAAAACTATAAGATGCCAACCACAATGAAATTTTAACTATCCTATTAAGCAGCATCAATAAACAAAGCTGAGATTCTAAAATTAAGCAACGCCACAACTCTTAATTCAGGATCACAAAGCCAGCACATAGGATTGGATGGTGAAAGAAAATTCAATACGTGGATCACAGTTTTTTCAAATGAGACACATATACATAACGACCGACAAGGCACAAGGTTAAGGCTGAGTTCAGTAGATTACATCTGGAACAAGATTCAGTGCTGAAGAAGAAAAAGTACACAATACATATTAAAAGAAAATCTCAAAACTAAGAGAGTTATTTCGGTATATCATTTTTCGTTTGAGAAGGACAGGCATAACTGTCACATTACAAATAGTAAGGGACATTTCAAAATATCAGATAGGAACCACATCACTGACCTATTCTGATAGACTGCTTGTACACAAATATATGCAAGTTTTTTTATCCTATGCTCTACAAAAGATCTTTTCAAGGAGTAATCTTCACCAGCAAAAAGGCTTACAATATCTCCTGCAACAAATAAACTATATCAGTAAATATGAACTGCATATACAAAAATTAGAAACCGAATGCATGATGATTAATTGCCCCAAGAGGCCAAGACGCATCACAATGAAAGTAGGTTAAAAGCCAGAAAGTTTCGGCCATTCACATGGTTTTACCATATACCAGATGAGAAATACAACGCAAATAACATCAGCAAGCACAATAATAGCAATGCAATCGTCAAATGTCAGAACAAAGAATAGAATccaatcagaaaaaaaaaaatcacaatagCAACTGGAAACTTGTCGACATAACAAAAATGTCATAGTGGCTAAATTTCTCATATAACAGGCATAGGGATCACTAACTATCAAACCGTTTGTCCATTGAATAATTAACATAAATATGGTTTAGTATGATAACTATTCATAAATGTTAGAATTTAACTGCACAAATTCCTCATCATCGTTAGTGATCCCCACATTGTCCACTTCCGAtatcttgaataaaataaaatagacaTACAAgcataaataatatttgaaaaacaATAGGTCAACAAATGTGAATATAAGTACTTGTTCCAcctaagaatcaaaatttgcaTTAATGGTCAAGAATTAGATATATTCTACACTTCTGATCGGAATCTCTAGAAGGGGGgagaaaaaactcaaaattaagaaaagaaatccttccaatctaatgAAATCGTAACATAAATTCTCAAATTCTTTAAACAATAATGAAAGTTAGGAGATGCCAAAGAGAGGAatgaaaaatctaaatattGCCGAATTTGTCGGAAGATGAATTGTAATGAGAATTAGTGAGAACACAATTGTCTACATAGGAACGTGAATGAGATCCAATGAAAGAACTAATAGACAAAATACTGTTCAACTTACCATTATGCCAAACATACTGTAAAAGCAATTTGCATGCCTCTAAAAGGATAGAAACATCATTGCCGTTCTTCCCATTAAAGAAGAAGAGCAATTGGCGAAGAAACTCTGAATTGGGGCGAAAGCAATTCCTGATTTAGACAACAACCTCTTAGATAAATAGGCAGAATAAGCTATAAAGATTAAAGTGCAAGGAAGCCTTACAAATCTACTCGTTGGCACTGATCcccaaaagtaagaaaaaactGCTGCCGCACATTAAATCGTGCTATTTCAACAACCTTCCTCCCTCTGAAGCATTTCTGCAGCTTATAGCTGGTTAGGTCTGGTTATCAAAATCATAAGGAAACAAATGGTAATATGCAACTGATTTCCAATTCTTAGTTACAGTCCTTCATACAACCACAAGGTACGAATAGACTCAAATGCAGTCCTTTATTCATAAAATTTCCAACAGAAACACCAATCATCGCATCTAAAGATATCAAAAAACGTCTATTTATAACTTGATTCACTAAGCAGGATTTAATTTGAGTTTGCCAAGACCATAATTACATCATGCAGTAGTAGTTATTAGTGGATAAATAAACTTATTCACCAAGTTGGATTTGCAAATGGGTTATTTTCAACTGAACCTAATAGAACCCTTCGTCATTACAACTCAACTATCTGCATTCAACTACCGCTAACTAATCAGCAATTCGCACTGCTCCAAATAGAAAAACACTACTAAAATAGCAAATTGCAGCTATCAAGTCTTAGAATCTAGTGTTCCATTCCCATTCCCAATCGAACTCGAATATCAACACTACAAACTAATTACAAATTCACACATTTCCAAATCGAATAATGCTCCTAAATTAGCAGCTTGCAGCTAAGAAGTCTTAGAATTCTGAAGTGCCATTCTCATTCCCAATCAAACTCAAAGATCAACACTGTAAACACCAATTCGCACATTTCCAAATTGAAGAATGCCTACTAAATCAGCAAATTGCAGGTATCAAATCTTAAAATCTAGGAAGACTTAGAATCTAGGGTTCCACTCCGATGCCCAATCAAACTCAAAGATTCACACCAAATCACACATAATCATAAGAAACACCAACACAGACCGACCTGAATCTTAATGGCGGCCGAGGTCTGCTGCTTGAGCCCCAGCCGCCGCTGCTCCAGCAGCATCTGCCGGTCCCGCTCCTTCGAGCTCCGGCCGCCGAGGTCCACGCGCCGCCGCGCCGACGCGTCGCCATTGAAGAACATCCCCTTCACCCACCAAAACCCCACACCACACCGAACCCCGATCAAAAACACACCCAAAAAAATCGACAAAAGATCGAAGAAGAGGACCAGCGAGAGCAAACTCACCTCGGATTCGGGAGGAGATCGGGGGCTCTTCTTTTGATCGAAGTGGAGATCGCTCGCTCGatcgagagagagggagagggagagcgcGAGTCGATGGTGCGATGGTCGACGGGGGAGGGTTTTGAtgggaaaattaaaaaaaaaagctcaaagaaaaagaaaaagaaaaagaaaaagttggggAGAGGTTCGGTTTACATAACGTAGATACggaatgaataaataaataaaataaaataataaataataaataataaatagaaataaGTGCGTAGGGGCTTACCGCTTACGGCTGATACCCGACACGCACTTCCAtaggaagttttttttttttctcatgatttcatataattctataataataataataaaataataataataatgaaataatgagtccgactgggatactatcgatagcatcaaagatttggtactatcgaatttttcattgttaaatttaacttttgattaattttttccgttaaattatactattcaaccaaccactcattcaaccctagggggaccacatcatcttaaccacacatttttcaatccaagggGTAacaaactaatagcaccaacagcttgatgctattgatagtattccagcctagtccataataataataataaaaaaataataattagggATATAAATGGGTACGTGCATTCAAAATTTAACGCAAATTGAAATCCGAAAAGAGTGAATTTATTCAATactagggcgtgtttggttgacttctttttcaccctaaaatcggaatcaaaatggACGATCAGTTTGTTGGTGTTTGGTACGTAGAAATTCCATTCCAATTTCGATTTTCGAGTGGAATGAGAATCCTCTCatcacctctttttccaatccggcctagtAGGTCGGA from Ananas comosus cultivar F153 linkage group 23, ASM154086v1, whole genome shotgun sequence includes these protein-coding regions:
- the LOC109728021 gene encoding E3 ubiquitin-protein ligase UPL6 isoform X3; the protein is MFFNGDASARRRVDLGGRSSKERDRQMLLEQRRLGLKQQTSAAIKIQKCFRGRKVVEIARFNVRQQFFLTFGDQCQRVDLNCFRPNSEFLRQLLFFFNGKNGNDVSILLEACKLLLQYVWHNGDIVSLFAGEDYSLKRSFVEHRIKKLAYICVQAVYQNRNQWKNQLLMPSKNSSMPAVILLETLACLINPELPWVCEVVGYLQQKNVFSLLRGIVLAGLKNVSAPEPDGSLSSLEHVVALVASHISHQPSYCSTVDPKWSFFSQFLSIPFMWHHLPYFKEIFSVKGLGKHYVHQTALCLPSNHNVLPSDVSPEYPGYACILGNLLEAAAFVLSDPKLASDTALDFITVSTFLLDTLPTVTSSAKQYPAEDDEFMDEGVKSSLAVDLERQICNAIDSRLLQHLVNLLFQGTLSTSYSGPSDEEVEAVGSICTFLHVVFSTLPPELIMTGLAYRTELVPALWNFIKKCHENQRWPFCSKLMTNLPSDAPNWLLPLSVFSPVYKHILMIVDNEEFYEQEKPLSLNDIRSLVIILKQALWQLLWTIPAHNPSTQKASTIPSRIKKLSVENIKSRARIVMSELLAQLQDWNNRRSFTSASDFYSQEATNENFISQAILGNTRASDILKLAPFLVPFTSRVRIFTSQLAASKQRTGSHPILTRHRFKIRRNRIVEDAFNSLSGLSEEDLRASETADHLLYPNPGSGLTHEQHLQLFHFLGTLLGKAMYEGILVDIPFATFFLSKLKEKHNYLHDLPSLDPELYRHLLFLKHYQGDISELELYFVIVNNEYGEQTEEELVPGGRDLRVTNENVITFIHLISNHRLNYQIRHQSLHFLRGFQQLIEKEWIDMFNENELQLLISGSLESMDVDDLRSNTKYAGGYHPDHHVIEMFWEVVKSFSLEHQKKFLKFVTGCSRGPLLGFKYIEPNFCIQRAGSFDAAEEDLDRLPTSATCMNLLKLPPYRSKEQLRTKLLYAINAEAGFDLS
- the LOC109728021 gene encoding E3 ubiquitin-protein ligase UPL6 isoform X1; amino-acid sequence: MFFNGDASARRRVDLGGRSSKERDRQMLLEQRRLGLKQQTSAAIKIQKCFRGRKVVEIARFNVRQQFFLTFGDQCQRVDLNCFRPNSEFLRQLLFFFNGKNGNDVSILLEACKLLLQYVWHNGDIVSLFAGEDYSLKRSFVEHRIKKLAYICVQAVYQNRNQWKNQLLMPSKNSSMPAVILLETLACLINPELPWVCEVVGYLQQKNVFSLLRGIVLAGLKNVSAPEPDGSLSSLEHVVALVASHISHQPSYCSTVDPKWSFFSQFLSIPFMWHHLPYFKEIFSVKGLGKHYVHQTALCLPSNHNVLPSDVSPEYPGYACILGNLLEAAAFVLSDPKLASDTALDFITVSTFLLDTLPTVTSSAKQYPAEDDEFMDEGVKSSLAVDLERQICNAIDSRLLQHLVNLLFQGTLSTSYSGPSDEEVEAVGSICTFLHVVFSTLPPELIMTGLAYRTELVPALWNFIKKCHENQRWPFCSKLMTNLPSDAPNWLLPLSVFSPVYKHILMIVDNEEFYEQEKPLSLNDIRSLVIILKQALWQLLWTIPAHNPSTQKASTIPSRIKKLSVENIKSRARIVMSELLAQLQDWNNRRSFTSASDFYSQEATNENFISQAILGNTRASDILKLAPFLVPFTSRVRIFTSQLAASKQRTGSHPILTRHRFKIRRNRIVEDAFNSLSGLSEEDLRASIRVSFVNELGVEEVGIDGGGIFKDFMENIIQAAFDVQYGLFKETADHLLYPNPGSGLTHEQHLQLFHFLGTLLGKAMYEGILVDIPFATFFLSKLKEKHNYLHDLPSLDPELYRHLLFLKHYQGDISELELYFVIVNNEYGEQTEEELVPGGRDLRVTNENVITFIHLISNHRLNYQIRHQSLHFLRGFQQLIEKEWIDMFNENELQLLISGSLESMDVDDLRSNTKYAGGYHPDHHVIEMFWEVVKSFSLEHQKKFLKFVTGCSRGPLLGFKYIEPNFCIQRAGSFDAAEEDLDRLPTSATCMNLLKLPPYRSKEQLRTKLLYAINAEAGFDLS
- the LOC109728021 gene encoding E3 ubiquitin-protein ligase UPL6 isoform X2; this encodes MATRRRGGAWTSAAGARRSGTGRCCWSSGGWGSSSRPRPPLRFRGRKVVEIARFNVRQQFFLTFGDQCQRVDLNCFRPNSEFLRQLLFFFNGKNGNDVSILLEACKLLLQYVWHNGDIVSLFAGEDYSLKRSFVEHRIKKLAYICVQAVYQNRNQWKNQLLMPSKNSSMPAVILLETLACLINPELPWVCEVVGYLQQKNVFSLLRGIVLAGLKNVSAPEPDGSLSSLEHVVALVASHISHQPSYCSTVDPKWSFFSQFLSIPFMWHHLPYFKEIFSVKGLGKHYVHQTALCLPSNHNVLPSDVSPEYPGYACILGNLLEAAAFVLSDPKLASDTALDFITVSTFLLDTLPTVTSSAKQYPAEDDEFMDEGVKSSLAVDLERQICNAIDSRLLQHLVNLLFQGTLSTSYSGPSDEEVEAVGSICTFLHVVFSTLPPELIMTGLAYRTELVPALWNFIKKCHENQRWPFCSKLMTNLPSDAPNWLLPLSVFSPVYKHILMIVDNEEFYEQEKPLSLNDIRSLVIILKQALWQLLWTIPAHNPSTQKASTIPSRIKKLSVENIKSRARIVMSELLAQLQDWNNRRSFTSASDFYSQEATNENFISQAILGNTRASDILKLAPFLVPFTSRVRIFTSQLAASKQRTGSHPILTRHRFKIRRNRIVEDAFNSLSGLSEEDLRASIRVSFVNELGVEEVGIDGGGIFKDFMENIIQAAFDVQYGLFKETADHLLYPNPGSGLTHEQHLQLFHFLGTLLGKAMYEGILVDIPFATFFLSKLKEKHNYLHDLPSLDPELYRHLLFLKHYQGDISELELYFVIVNNEYGEQTEEELVPGGRDLRVTNENVITFIHLISNHRLNYQIRHQSLHFLRGFQQLIEKEWIDMFNENELQLLISGSLESMDVDDLRSNTKYAGGYHPDHHVIEMFWEVVKSFSLEHQKKFLKFVTGCSRGPLLGFKYIEPNFCIQRAGSFDAAEEDLDRLPTSATCMNLLKLPPYRSKEQLRTKLLYAINAEAGFDLS